The Actinomycetota bacterium DNA segment CCGAGGGAGCTGCCCGAGCCGAGGGGTTGGCGCCTCAACGCCTTCTACCGGCCGGCGCGGGAGGTCGGCGGCGACTTCTACGACGTCGTCGACCTGCCGGGGGACAAGCTCGGGATCGTCATCGGCGACGTGACCGACAAGGGCGTCCCGGCGGCACTCGTCATGGCGTCGACCCGCAGCGTCCTGCGCGCTTCCGCACAACGGCTGCTCGACCCGGGCAAGGTCCTCGAGCGGGTCAACGAGCAGCTCGTCGGCGACATGCCTCCCAAGATGTTCGTCACGTGCCTGTACGGGGTGCTGGAACCGGCGACCGGCCGGTTCGTGTTCGCCAACGCCGGTCACAACCTCCCCACGATCAAGTCGGCGACCGGTGCGGCCGAGGTCCGCGCCACCGGGATGCCACTGGGCCTCCTGCCCGGGATGGAGTACGAGGAGGCCGAGATCACGATCGGCCCCGGCGAGACCGTCGTCGTGTACAGCGACGCGCTCCCCGAGGCCCACGCTCCCTCCGGAGAGATGTACGGCTTCCCCCGACTCGTCGACGCAGTGGCACGCTGGACCAAGGGTGAGCTCATCGACGGGCTCATGAACGACCTGCACGCCTTCACCGGCGACGAGTGGGAGCAAGAGGACGACATCACGATCGTGACCCTGCGACGCACCGACATCGTCGGTTACGCGGCAGGTGAGGAGGATGTCACGGAAGCGACCGGGAACGCCGAAGGCCTGCTCGACGACCCTGGCGAGCCCATCGCCACGTTCACCGTCCCGAGCCAACCGGGCAACGAGCGCCAGGTGATGGAGCGCATCGCCGACGCCATCGCCCACCTCGTTCCGAGCGACCGACTCGAACGGATCAAGACCGCGGTCGCCGAGGCGACGATGAACGCGATCGAGCACGGCAACCACAACGACGCCAGCCTGCTCGTCGAGATCCGGGTGTTCGCCAGCCAGCACGCGCTGGTGGTGCGGGTCACCGACCAGGGTGGTGGCGAGCCGCCGGCACTCACGGGCGAGCTACCCGACCTCGAGGCGAAGCTGCGGGGCGAGCAGACGCCCCGCGGCTGGGGCCTCTTCC contains these protein-coding regions:
- a CDS encoding SpoIIE family protein phosphatase — translated: MGDEEVEVTATLPRERRLPTLRVPRRRKRQEAVQELELSVPELVAPEVDIAPNDPVLAYFQAHPEPVDVDSLKLESPGVEALRQAGVKLVVPLVTQGELIGLLNLGERLSEQEYSADDRKLLENLAGQAAPALRVAQLVREQEAEVRRRERYEQEMRVATLIQQNFLPRELPEPRGWRLNAFYRPAREVGGDFYDVVDLPGDKLGIVIGDVTDKGVPAALVMASTRSVLRASAQRLLDPGKVLERVNEQLVGDMPPKMFVTCLYGVLEPATGRFVFANAGHNLPTIKSATGAAEVRATGMPLGLLPGMEYEEAEITIGPGETVVVYSDALPEAHAPSGEMYGFPRLVDAVARWTKGELIDGLMNDLHAFTGDEWEQEDDITIVTLRRTDIVGYAAGEEDVTEATGNAEGLLDDPGEPIATFTVPSQPGNERQVMERIADAIAHLVPSDRLERIKTAVAEATMNAIEHGNHNDASLLVEIRVFASQHALVVRVTDQGGGEPPALTGELPDLEAKLRGEQTPRGWGLFLIKNMVDDLHVWADDAHHTIELVVRLDGEQDG